Proteins from a genomic interval of Chroococcidiopsis thermalis PCC 7203:
- a CDS encoding 3-isopropylmalate dehydratase large subunit, with protein sequence MGMTLTEKILAKASGRNAVEPGENIWVDVDLLMTHDVCGPGTIGVFKREFGADTKVWNPEKIVLIPDHYIFTADERANRNVDILRDFAHEQGIKYFYDITDRSNFKANPDYKGVCHIALAQEGHTRPGEVLFGTDSHTCNAGAFGQFATGIGNTDAAFIMGTGKLLIKVPATMRFVLDGEMPNYLLAKDLILHIIGDISVAGANYRTMEFAGETVSRMTMEDRMTLCNMAIEAGGKNGTIAADDTTFEYVRARTDKPFEPVYTDSDAKFYSDRRYDVSQLEPVVAQPHSPDNRALARECSDVKIDRVYIGSCTGGKTEDFIHAAHILKGQQVKVPTYLVPATQKVYNDLFTLKYEGQTLSEIFLQAGCIEPTAPSCAACLGGPKDTFGRMNKPEVCVSTTNRNFPGRMGDKSAQIYLASPYTAAASALTGYVTDPREFL encoded by the coding sequence ATGGGGATGACCCTGACAGAAAAAATCTTAGCTAAAGCCTCCGGTCGAAACGCGGTCGAACCAGGGGAAAATATCTGGGTGGATGTTGACTTGTTGATGACACACGATGTTTGTGGACCTGGAACTATCGGTGTCTTCAAGCGCGAGTTTGGTGCAGATACAAAAGTATGGAACCCTGAAAAGATCGTCCTCATCCCAGACCACTACATCTTTACCGCCGACGAACGCGCCAATCGCAACGTAGATATTCTACGCGATTTCGCCCACGAACAAGGAATTAAATACTTCTACGACATCACCGATCGCAGCAATTTTAAAGCTAACCCAGATTATAAAGGGGTCTGTCACATTGCCCTCGCCCAAGAAGGGCATACCCGCCCCGGAGAAGTCTTATTCGGGACTGACTCCCACACTTGTAATGCTGGCGCTTTCGGTCAATTTGCTACAGGAATTGGTAATACCGATGCAGCATTTATTATGGGTACGGGCAAGTTACTGATTAAAGTTCCTGCCACAATGCGATTCGTTCTCGATGGCGAAATGCCCAATTACTTATTGGCAAAAGACCTGATTTTGCACATTATTGGCGATATTAGCGTTGCTGGAGCCAACTATCGGACGATGGAATTTGCTGGGGAAACCGTCAGCCGCATGACAATGGAAGACCGCATGACCCTGTGTAATATGGCGATCGAAGCTGGGGGTAAAAATGGGACGATCGCGGCTGATGATACCACTTTCGAGTACGTCCGCGCCCGTACCGATAAACCATTCGAGCCAGTCTACACCGACTCCGATGCCAAATTCTACAGCGATCGCCGTTACGATGTCTCGCAGTTAGAGCCAGTTGTCGCTCAACCCCACTCTCCAGATAACCGCGCACTAGCACGAGAATGCAGCGATGTCAAGATCGATCGCGTGTACATTGGTTCCTGCACGGGGGGTAAAACTGAAGACTTTATCCACGCCGCCCATATTCTCAAAGGACAGCAAGTCAAAGTACCTACCTACCTCGTACCTGCGACGCAAAAAGTTTACAACGACTTGTTTACACTCAAATACGAAGGGCAGACTCTATCAGAAATCTTCCTGCAAGCTGGATGTATCGAACCCACTGCGCCCTCCTGCGCAGCATGTTTAGGGGGACCAAAAGATACTTTCGGGCGGATGAACAAGCCAGAGGTTTGCGTTTCTACGACTAATCGTAATTTCCCTGGTCGCATGGGTGATAAGTCAGCACAAATTTATCTCGCTTCCCCCTACACCGCCGCCGCTTCTGCCTTGACAGGTTACGTCACCGATCCGAGAGAGTTTTTGTAA
- a CDS encoding carbohydrate kinase family protein: protein MSNSRVLCLGEILFDLIADQLGRSLEQVESWTPYPGGAPANVACALVKLGTTSSFIGCVGKDEPGNTLVELLQTVGVDTTGIQRHPTAPTRQIYVTRTESGDRIFAGFADYDTAEFADTHLQASALPVSLFEDADFLVLGTLELAYPESGASVRRALQLADQYNAKILLDVNWRPVFWQDPDKAVATILEIVPQVDFLKLSKEEALLLFQTADPGAIAYRLNTVEGVLITDGENGCAYCLSENEGKAPSFSVPVVETTGAGDSFVAGFVHQLCQRGIHSLADAAIAKQVVTYASAAGALTTTKPGAIAAQPTAAEVEAFLTRNEE from the coding sequence CTCGAACAAGTTGAGTCTTGGACACCCTATCCTGGTGGCGCACCTGCTAATGTCGCCTGTGCTTTGGTCAAGCTCGGTACAACTTCTAGTTTCATTGGCTGTGTGGGTAAAGACGAACCAGGAAATACCTTAGTAGAGTTACTGCAAACTGTAGGAGTCGATACGACGGGGATTCAACGCCATCCCACAGCACCAACAAGGCAAATCTATGTTACCCGCACTGAGTCAGGCGATCGCATTTTTGCAGGTTTTGCCGACTACGACACGGCAGAATTTGCCGATACACATCTACAAGCGTCTGCTTTGCCTGTATCTCTATTTGAGGACGCTGATTTTCTCGTACTGGGAACTTTAGAACTTGCTTATCCCGAGAGTGGTGCTAGCGTCCGTCGCGCTTTACAACTCGCAGACCAATACAACGCCAAAATTTTGCTAGATGTCAACTGGCGACCTGTATTTTGGCAAGATCCCGATAAAGCTGTAGCAACAATCTTAGAAATCGTACCGCAAGTCGATTTTCTCAAACTTTCCAAAGAAGAAGCACTCTTGCTGTTCCAAACAGCCGATCCAGGGGCGATCGCCTATCGCCTCAATACCGTCGAAGGAGTGCTGATCACGGATGGAGAAAATGGTTGCGCTTACTGCTTGTCTGAAAATGAAGGCAAAGCCCCTAGTTTTTCCGTGCCTGTCGTCGAAACCACTGGTGCGGGTGACAGCTTTGTAGCTGGCTTCGTCCACCAGTTATGTCAACGGGGTATTCACAGCCTCGCTGATGCCGCAATTGCCAAACAGGTTGTCACCTATGCTAGTGCGGCAGGGGCGCTGACGACAACCAAACCAGGCGCGATCGCCGCCCAACCCACCGCCGCAGAAGTGGAAGCTTTTTTAACAAGGAATGAGGAGTAA